The window CTAAATCTACATTCCCACAACACCTCAGTTACCAGACCTGATTCTGATTCAAATTGAGTTCGATAGCCTGCAGTTCTCCCACAGTGTCGGGGACATTTTGGATCTGGTTTTTTGAAAGATCTACCACATCCAAATGGCGAAGACCAGAGAGTTGTGTGGGCACAGTCCGAAGCTGGTTTCCAGAAAGGCTCAGGGTTTTGAGAGCTGAAAGTTGTCCAAATGCAGCCGGTAGCTGCCTCAAGTGATTGCCATTCAAGTGTAGTGTTTCCAGTTTTTTCAGTTTACACAGCTCCTCAGGTAAAGCAGCTAGAGAAAAATGACAGAAAAACGTATCACCTCAAGAGCAGTAAGCATTCATACCCATTTAATTCAAATGAGCTTCTGCAGGGAGAACAGTGCTATATTAAGCAATTTCTCACTACTGAATTCCTCCCCAATTTCCAGTGAAGGCACAGATCCCTGCACAGAACCTTAAGCCCACAGACAACATGTGCTTTTTAAACCATCATCCATAAATGTATCAAAAATAATCTGCAGACAAGGCAGACCTTCAAATCACAGTGTGAAATCACTTCAGTTCTGAATATTTTAGCCTGTCAGTTACAGTCTTTACTAACTTAAGAACTAAAGTTAGGCCTTACTTCTGCCAATAACACTTGAAATACCACAAAATTTACACATTTGCCCTTTAAAGGTATTACTCAACTTATAGAAGTAAGTTAGAGACTATTCATACTGTGTCATACCAGCACACAAACACCACCAGGTAAGGTCTGCTGGCATCAATTCATCTCTCTTTACACCTACACATGTGCATAACCTCTAACACTCCTGAGCTGCACTATAGAGTCAATCAGGTTTGTAAATTATCTTTGTTCTTTCAAAAAGCCAGATAATACATAATTAATGCATAAAACCCCTAGTTTCCTCATTGTAGTTTTTCCATAATGATGGATGTTTGTTTAACAGAAACAGTAACAACAGCTGAATGGCCAGCAACACTGTCTACATGTCATCTTCATTACCTGTTCTCTAGGCAAGTACTAAACCATCTGGCACTGTTAAATCCTCAAGTCAGATTAAGTCACAGCACAAAACCTCTATGGGTTTAAGTACTCATGTGTCATTGTAAAATTGATAATACACTAAGCAGCAATATTCTAGTTTTGTAGAATTTATGATTGAGAGTTTTTCATCCTGTACAAAAATTCCAAAGATTTCTGTTTAGGTGACTAAACTCCCCATTTACATCTTGTGAAAGTTAAATAATTAAATTTAGTTTTGGATAGAGAAAATtagttattattttaaaaatcagtggAGATATTAATTAGCAGGCATACTCAGTTTGTTGTTGTTTAGAGCAAGGCTCTTCAAAAAGGAAAATTTTCCAATGAGAGGTGGCAAGAGCTCTATTTTGTTGTTTGACAAGTCTATTGTCCTTAAGTTGCTTGTTAGCTTCTGCAGATCTTCAGGAAACTATTGGGGGGAAAAAGATACAGTATTTAAAGAGTTAATACAAATTTGAATGTTCAAGTCATACAGATAAAATTTTAATTGTCTCACTGTTGCATACTGTCATATGTATCACAATGTCCAAGCACCACAGTGTGATTAGCAAATTTGTTTAtcacatattttttaaaatactctATAGCCAGTTAATAACTCTATATTTTAGCAGAGTAGATATGAGAatttttctcctgctttcctTTTTAAATAACTATGTATACCATTTCCCTTATTCTTATTTACATCCTGTACCATTTTGGTACTGAGTCTTGGCCCTCAGGTGAATAAAGAAAACCTGACAATCACCATCAAGGAGTCCTGGTGAATAAGCCAGTGGTTTGATCCTCCTTTGGCTTGACAGAGAAAAAGTGAAGTGAGGAGGTAGGACAGTGGAAGAAGATATGTTAGAAAAGGCTTGGAAAGTTACTGTAATATAGAGTTATTTTTGGCTATCCTGTGAATTGTTGCTTGGCTTATGTTTCCACGACATTCTGGCTTTTTCTGCAGTTGTGTCTAAGTTAAGATAATTTCCAATATAATAAACTTTCAGGATGCTTGCTGCCAGCCCAATGAACAGCCTGTACAGACTATTCATATGGCTATAACTAAATATAGCATAAGCACCTAAATGTGACAAATTGTGGAGTATCTTTCTAAgttataaaatggttataaaattcATATTTTTCCCCTCGAGTTTACAGCCATTTTCTAAAAGCACAACATCATAGCTAGTATTTTTTGAGCATATGTGCACTGTAAAGCATACGCTGATACAAGTGCCCTGACAGATAAATCCTCAATCAGAAGACAAGGCAAGCAAAAATgggaaaagcaaaaacaaacttgaaatatttttcatgACTGCTTATAGGAAATACATGTATGCAAGTGCATTACAACCACAAGTGTGAATTTCTCTCTGAAAGTGTCAATCATACACACAAATGATTCATGTTTCCCCTCCCAGTACATTACCTCAGTAAGTCCCTTTCCCGTTAGCTGAAATACACCAGTTTTCTGTGCTGTCTCCAGGTGGGCTTTTAGTGCACTATTTCCCATCCTAACAGTTCTCTGCCAAGCACACGGCGTTCAAGTGATGGTGTCAGCCAGTTTTACTCTGTGCTAGAGAACTGCAATCCAAAGTCTCTGtgataaagcaaattaaaaagtCATTTTTTGTAGTGCACTGTCCCCAGCACTACAAGCATTCTGACACAATGAAGCATTTTTTCACTGCTTTGTTTTCATCTCCCTCATAACTAAAACCTGGAAGTATAAAGGTTTACCTAGGTTTACCTAGATTAAGGTGTATTCCTTACAGCAGTTTGATTACTGAAACTATGCAACAAGCACAGTCAAAACTAAGTGAGAAAACTGCACATTTCTGTATTTTCCCTCTTTCGAGGCCCCGCGCCTAAGGAGATTCTCCACGGAGACGGGTTGTGATTTCTTTGGCATCTACCAGCGCTGGCCTGCCGACACAGCTATTGTTTTATTTGGGCTTTTTTGAGACCTTTACCCTATTTAGAGAGCGGACTCCTCTGCCGTGCATATCAGCAGAGACACGACGCCCACCTCCGTAACCCCAGCGGGGTTAAATCCCAGGGCGCACGGGTCACAGGCCCGGGATTAGTGCCGGGCTCGCACCGGGCGGTGGGCAATGAAGCCTGGGGGACAGCACGGAAGCAGCGGCGATGGGAGACGCGCTCCCCGCCGCCGCGGGCCCCCCGGCAAGCGGCGAGGCCAGCCCTGGCCCGCAGCAGGccgcgctccccccgccccaaCCCCGCCCGGCCGCTCCGGCTCCGATCCCAGCAGGGCCGGGAgccgccgggcccggcccggccaggCCCAACGCACCTGTCCGGGCGCCGCTGGCAGACGCTCCGCGGCGGCGGAGCCCCGGCCCGTCCCCCGCGCTCCGCCCTTCCAGAAccgccgctcccgcagcgcccgccCGGAACCGGACGCGTGTCAGCGCCGTTCCTGCCACGCCCGCCATGGCGGCCTTCAAGCGCCCTGCGCTCCTGCGGGTCGCCGGGCGTTCGTCCGCGGCCGCCGCCAGGCTCAGGCACAGCCTCCGCCCCCTGCCCTGCGGGGCGGGCGAGCCCGAGCTCAGCTCCGATTCCGAGCTGGATGGCGATGACGAGCTGGAACTGGAGCTGGAGTGTCTCAGCGAGGAGAGCGATGGGGAGCAGGGCGCCGGCGCGCCCCGGCCctcgcagccctcgcagccctcGCAGCGCTCGGCGGTGGCCGCGCTGCTGGAGCGGTGCGTGGCGGCGGGCACCGTGAGCCAGGTACCGCCGGCACGGCGCCGCGGGTAGCGCTGctctcctgaggagctgggccATGTTGCCGAGCGCGGCAGAGAAACAGCTTTAAAACTACTACAAGTCACTATGGAGCGTTTGCCCGGTGCGTTCGTGCTGCTGATTGCATTTTTCCTGTTGTCTTACTTTCAAAGGAAACCTTGGATTTAACTTGCAGAAGAATGCCGTGCTTTGCAAAATTCGCAGAGATGGAAGAAATGGTAAACGTGGAAGCTGAAATTAATGAGGTACAGCCTTTACTATTGTCGGTGTACACTCAACACTTCAATACCTGGAGGTAATAGAGGGCCCTGATGAAATATCAGACTGCCACATGGCATGTTGTTTCATGTTACGAGGGATTTGTTAACAGTTCAGCTGTTTAACAGTTGGCACTTTTTCTTCCCAGTGGACTGAGTTGtcataaagaaaataaaactatGAAACAAAATTTTAAGATGTAAGTAGAAGGATTCAGTAGGCTGCACCTTTGACTAAGGTGTTACCTGAATTTTTTTCAAGAAACTGAACAATAAAGGATAATTTGTAGTTTACTTCACTACTCAAAAATGTGTCTCTTTGTAGGCAATTTTGTTGGTTAGCAGGCAGTAACCTCAGACATTTCGTACTGCTTTAAGCGAGGCTGATTTTAGGCTGTCGCCTTGTACTTTGTAATGTTGCTTTAGACACTACACAGACTATGAAACTGCTTTGTAAGAGATACAAGTAGGAGAGACATGGGTTTGAAGGGTAGACTATTCAGTGATTAAGGAATTGGCAGGAGAAGAGCACTGGGCACAGCagaaggatgggatgccatccagagggactggGCAAGCTTGAGAAATATGCTCCAAAAACCTCATGAGGCTCAACAAGACTAAATGTGGgatcctgcacctgggtcagggcaatcccagaCACGAGTACAGGCTGGGAGATGAACTCATTGGGAGCAGCACTGTGCAGAAAGGAGTTGGGGGTTTCTTGTGGATGAAAAGTAGGACCTGACCTGGCAATGTGCCCTCACAGGCCAGAAAGCCAACCACATCctaggctgcatcaaaagcagtgtgGCCAACAGGGCCAGGGAGAGGATTCTCCTCTTCTGCCCTTGTGAGACCCCACTtgaagtgctgtgtccaggtctgGGATCCTCAGAGCAGGAGAGAAGTGAACCTGTTGGAGCAGTTCCAGAGGAGAGCCATAAAGATTATGCAagggctggaacacctctcctacAAAAACAGATTTAGAGAGCAGGGATTCTTCATCAGCCATCTGGTACATAAAGGGGGCTTAAGAAAAGCGGGAGAGTGACTTTTTCCACAAGCAGAAAATGCTAGGACAGGGAGCAATGGGTTTaaactaaaataaaagaaattagattagattagattttagggaaaaaaatctttactgtgaTGGTGGTGATACACTGGGACGGgttgcctagagaagctgtggattccccatccctgaaagtgttcagggccaggttaGAGGGGTCTGAGCAACTTAGTCTGGTGGGTGATATCCCTACCCATTGGCAGGGACTTGAAACTAGATGATTTTTAGGGCCCTTTCAATCCAAGCCATTCTATCATAAGTTCTGCAGTTTAGGAATGAGTTACAGGATCTGTCTTTTCCACCACAAATCTCCAAATCATTTATGTTTGTCTTTTtaaacagccttttttttttattgaccAAAAAAGTCCCACCTAgtagtagaaattctccagagagCAGGGCAACATGTTCCTGTGCTGATGCTCACCCTCTTTCACACACATGCTCTCCCTATGCTGCTGCTTTCTCCTCCACCCCAGGAGAGTCAACAGTGTCTGGATAAGTATGTTAAAAATGCCTTTTCATTTGATGTTATTGCTGTTGTAGATAAAACTGAAAACTGAAATGCTGCAGTTGGAGAATGAGACAGCAGACATTACTCACCATTTTTACTTAGGTAAGTGCAGTTGTACCGTAGGAAAACCAAGAGTCTTAAATTGGCAGCAGAATAATGTTTTATCTGAGTACATGACACTTCCAGAAGTTATTGAGCAGTCATCTCTGAATAACTTGTTAGAGTTGGTAGGTGTTTTATTAAGACCTAAAGCATGTTTCCATACTAGTTGAGCTTGCACTCTGCTGTCTCATAGAAGGTCCATGTGTAACTCATTCTCCAGAAAGGTGTGGGAGGTGTGGTCAGCTCCCCAGGGTCAGTGCATCATCAGTTCTGAGATCATCAGTAACCATTGACCTGCATGTGCTACTCTGCTTCTTTTCCAGAAACTCAGTGTATGGCTGTTGCATCTCTGTCCTCCCAAACTTGCTACATTTTTAATTTAGCAATTGGGGAGCACGTGCATTGATTTCTCTGTTATTGCACAT is drawn from Melospiza melodia melodia isolate bMelMel2 chromosome 6, bMelMel2.pri, whole genome shotgun sequence and contains these coding sequences:
- the LRRC57 gene encoding leucine-rich repeat-containing protein 57, with the protein product MGNSALKAHLETAQKTGVFQLTGKGLTEFPEDLQKLTSNLRTIDLSNNKIELLPPLIGKFSFLKSLALNNNKLTALPEELCKLKKLETLHLNGNHLRQLPAAFGQLSALKTLSLSGNQLRTVPTQLSGLRHLDVVDLSKNQIQNVPDTVGELQAIELNLNQNQISQISMQISHCPRLKVLRLEENCLELNMLPQSILSDSQISLLAVEGNLFEIKKLRELEGYDKYMERFTATKKKFA
- the HAUS2 gene encoding HAUS augmin-like complex subunit 2 codes for the protein MAAFKRPALLRVAGRSSAAAARLRHSLRPLPCGAGEPELSSDSELDGDDELELELECLSEESDGEQGAGAPRPSQPSQPSQRSAVAALLERCVAAGTVSQETLDLTCRRMPCFAKFAEMEEMVNVEAEINEIKLKTEMLQLENETADITHHFYLGEKCEILQDMNRHLEAILKEKRGLRKRLLKHRCQESLPIEATYHKSMVELLNEAVTFIEKLESHLQSVRSIPQVPHMMNNMDTTLSKTEVLMIELRELTEQILKWEELQKEVYSNNVCNTADLDFGLSLTNPFPQLG